GGTACCCAGTGTCCTGGTCCTTCTTCTTTCAGTCTATCTATTGACTCCACTTTCGACCATCAAAAATATCGAGGTTAAGGGAAATAGTAACACGCAGGCGGATGACATCAAACAGGCTTCTGGGATTCAAGATAGCGACTATACTTTAGCTCTATTGTTGGATAAGGAAACATACGCTGAGCGAATCAAGTCCAATCATTGGATAGAATCGGCGAAGATTGACTATCAATTTCCGACTAACTTTACGATTGAGGTTAAGGAGTTTGATATTGTCGGTTATTATGTGTCTGGTGAAGAACATTATCCTATTCTTTCTAGTGGTACAGTAGAGTCAACTCCTATTGATCGCTTAAACTTGCCCGAGACTTATCTGACAGTTACCTTTAACGACGAGCAGCAGGTGAAAGAGCTGATCACAGGATTGTCTACCATCAGTGAGGATATCAAGAGTCAAATCCAGAAAATCGAATTAGCGCCGAGCAAGGCAACAGCAGATCTTTTAAAAATTACTATGCTGGATACAGATGAAATTTTGGTTCCTCTATCAGAATTGAGCAAGAAATTGCCTTATTACAGCAAAATCAAACCACAATTGTCAGAACCGAGTGTAGTCGATATGGAAGCTGGAGTATACAGCTATACGATAGCGGATAAATTGATAGAAGAGGCTGAGGAAAAAGCCAAGCAAGAGGCCAAGGAAGCTGAGAAGAAAAAACAGGAAGAAGAAAAGAAAAAACAAGAAGAACAAGGAAATCAAAGCCAAACGAGCCAGCAATCACAGAGTCGATAGACTAACTTTTCCTCTTGATTTTGAATGGTATAGAAGTCCAGTTTCGAGTTTTTGCTTGACAAGTCCTAGTATAAATAATAGAATAGAAAAAAACCTTTAAAGCAGTCCAGAGAGGCAGCTAAGGTTAGACGGTGAAAGGGTGGACTCTACCCATTTTTCGTGGAACCTTGCTGTTGGCAGGTTCCTTTTTTCGTGGTTTATTTTTGACCATACTCTCTTGCTCGTAAAGGTAAAAGGAGAAAGGTATGCGTGAACATCGTCCAGTTATTGCTCTTGATTTTCCTAGTTTTGAGGCGGTCAAGGAATTTTTATCTCTTTTCCCAGCAGAAGAAAGTCTTTATTTAAAAGTGGGAATGGAGCTTTATTATGCGGAAGGTCCAGAAGTTGTCCGTTATTTGAAGTCACTAGGGCATAGTGTCTTTCTGGACCTCAAGCTACATGATATTCCAAATACAGTTAAATCGGCCATGAAGGTCTTATCTCAGCTTGGTGTAGACATGACAAATGTTCATGCTGCTGGTGGTGTGGAGATGATGAAGGCTGCGCGTGAAGGTCTGGGGACACAAGCCAAATTGATCGCTGTGACCCAGCTGACATCAACGTCGGAAAGCCAGATGCAGGATTTTCAAAATATCCAAACCACTCTGCAAGAGTCTGTGATTCACTATGCCAAGAAGACAGCTGAAGCGGGCTTGGACGGTGTGGTTTGTTCAGCTCAGGAAGTGCAACTCATCAAGCAGGCCACCAATCCAGACTTTATCTGTTTGACACCGGGAATTCGTCCGGCGGGAGCTGCGGTAGGAGACCAAAAACGTGTCATGACACCTGCTGACGCCTATCAAATCGGTAGTAACTATATCGTAGTAGGACGTCCCATTACCCAAGCTGAAGATCCTGTTGTAGCTTATCATGCTATTAAGGATGAATGGAACCAAGACAGAAATTAAAGAAATAGATTATAAAAACAAAAGGAGAATACTATGACACTTGCTAAAGATATCGCTAGCCACCTCTTGAAAATCCAAGCTGTTTACCTCAAACCAGAGGAGCCTTTCACTTGGGCATCTGGTATCAAATCGCCGATTTATACTGACAACCGTGTGACGCTTGCCTATCCAGAGACTCGTACCCTAATTGAAAATGGTTTTGTGGAAGCTATTAAAGCAGAATTTCCAGAAGTAGAAGTGATAGCAGGAACTGCGACAGCAGGAATTCCACACGGAGCGATCATTGCTGACAAGATGAACTTGCCTTTTGCCTATATCCGCAGCAAACCAAAAGACCACGGAGCTGGTAATCAAATCGAAGGTCGTGTAGCTCAGGGGCAAAAGATGGTAGTGGTTGAAGACCTCATTTCAACGGGTGGGTCTGTTCTTGAAGCCGTAGCAGCAGCTAAACGCGAAGGAGCAGATGTGCTTGGAGTTGTAGCGATTTTCAGTTATCAATTGCCGAAAGCCGATAAGAATTTTGCGGATGCTGATGTGAAATTGGTGACACTTTCTAACTACAGCGAACTCATCCACCTAGCCCAAGAAGAAGGTTACATTACGCCAGAAGGACTCGACCTCCTAAAACGCTTTAAAGAAGACCAAGAAAATTGGCAAAATGCTTAAAACATAGAAAATCAGGTAGTCACAAGGTTACCTGATTTTTATATGTGGGCAATAAAACAAAGGTTCCTAAAGGTAAAGAAGAATATAGGATA
This window of the Streptococcus sp. D7B5 genome carries:
- a CDS encoding FtsQ-type POTRA domain-containing protein, whose protein sequence is MSKDKKKESNPKKELSEWQKRNQEYLKKKAEEEAVLAEEKEKEKQARMGKNSKSLEESKKSSSDSDQNETVPDEESSEKEEKSQKDDRKVKEEKEKKKKEKPEKPEKPAKPKIAPVHIWRAVSILVPSVLVLLLSVYLLTPLSTIKNIEVKGNSNTQADDIKQASGIQDSDYTLALLLDKETYAERIKSNHWIESAKIDYQFPTNFTIEVKEFDIVGYYVSGEEHYPILSSGTVESTPIDRLNLPETYLTVTFNDEQQVKELITGLSTISEDIKSQIQKIELAPSKATADLLKITMLDTDEILVPLSELSKKLPYYSKIKPQLSEPSVVDMEAGVYSYTIADKLIEEAEEKAKQEAKEAEKKKQEEEKKKQEEQGNQSQTSQQSQSR
- the pyrF gene encoding orotidine-5'-phosphate decarboxylase; its protein translation is MREHRPVIALDFPSFEAVKEFLSLFPAEESLYLKVGMELYYAEGPEVVRYLKSLGHSVFLDLKLHDIPNTVKSAMKVLSQLGVDMTNVHAAGGVEMMKAAREGLGTQAKLIAVTQLTSTSESQMQDFQNIQTTLQESVIHYAKKTAEAGLDGVVCSAQEVQLIKQATNPDFICLTPGIRPAGAAVGDQKRVMTPADAYQIGSNYIVVGRPITQAEDPVVAYHAIKDEWNQDRN
- the pyrE gene encoding orotate phosphoribosyltransferase, whose translation is MTLAKDIASHLLKIQAVYLKPEEPFTWASGIKSPIYTDNRVTLAYPETRTLIENGFVEAIKAEFPEVEVIAGTATAGIPHGAIIADKMNLPFAYIRSKPKDHGAGNQIEGRVAQGQKMVVVEDLISTGGSVLEAVAAAKREGADVLGVVAIFSYQLPKADKNFADADVKLVTLSNYSELIHLAQEEGYITPEGLDLLKRFKEDQENWQNA